agaaaagtctttattgtcattgtatgCGTGATACAGTGAGACTAATCAcagattgtatttatttatttgtactaaAATCTTTCCAAGATTTTAGAAAAAATAGCTGCATCATTGAGGTTGTTTGACCATGCGTTCATACTTTTGCTGTGAAAGCAGAACTGAatcatttccatattttatcATTGGCAAGATTGACTGTCACATGTTGTGGGTGTTAAATGTGTCCATCAGACGTGTTGAGGAAATAACAGTACACATACTGTTATTTCCTCAAAGTATTTCACACAGCCAAGTTtgaaacaacttcttcttcggTTTTTATATTTCCCTATTAAAGATGTGGAGCGTTCAAGACCTGTTGTTCATCCTCTGCAGTAAGTTCTtgacattaaatgaataaatatatctgtTTTAGTATTGACTGATGGCAGAGAACCACACCTTGTTAATGGTCATTATACAGCAGGAAGTTAGAAATATCCTTTTCATGACGtctttctcttcacagttgtTCTCAGTTATGtgaccagagcagcaggagtGATCCATGTGTTTGGATATGTGGGCAGAGATGTTAAGGTTTCCTGCTCCTATGGTCAGGGTTATGAGTCTCATGAGAAGTACCTGTGCAAGAACGACTGTGGCAGCAGTGATGTTCTTATTACGACATCACAAACGAACAAGAACAAATACTCCACCTATGATGACAAACAGAAACGAAGCTTCACAGTGACCATCTCTGATCTTCAGTCTGTGGATGCTGGGAAATACTGGTGTGGGGTGACGAGGACTGGAAAAGATATCTACACTGAAGTAAAACTGGAACTAGGACAaggtaaataaaagaaaacacaattcagTTTCTGCCTTAACTGGAGAAATCATATATAggcaattaataaataacaaggaCAGGATTACCAGCAATTTCTACTGTAAATCAAATGTTCTACTCTGTTTACgagtaatattattattgaagAATCAGAGCACAATGATGTACAATGAAGTGGAAATCactttaaacataatttaaacCACAAAGGATAATTTAAGTCTgagatgaaaaaggaaaaaaagttgacAACTTTAAAAAGATTATTACAAAGTTTGAAATCAGATTACAATGGAGAACAAAATATTCTACAGGTCTATAGCGTGATGTTCAGGGTGGAATGAGAACTCTATAAATGTCTATATGAGCcataaaacatcaaacaataaCCTGAATCTAAACTTTACTGATGTCTTTCTTACTGCCACTCTGTGAAGACAACTTGACTTGTacttttctttatcttcttgaCAGACACTTGCTGTGACAAAGTGGATAAAAGGGAGAGTTATGAGGAAGATTCAGTGTCCATCATTTGTCCGTATGAGTTGGAGTACCAGAACAACCTGAAGttcatctgcagaggaaaccagCCCTCCACATGTCTGCAGCAGGCAGTCATCACctctgacagaaaacaaaatggacGCTTCACACTCACTGAGGACAAGGAGTCAAGAAGATTCACAGTGAACATTAACAAGCTGACCCAAGAGGATTCTGGGTGGTATCTTTGTGGTGTCCATAGAAACACTggactggatgttttctctgctgttgaGCTGGAGGTCAAAGGTTTGATGTCTCAGTTACACCTCATATTACTGCAGtaaacttatttcatttatagtAGAACAGCAAAGACCAGTAAAGCTTTTACACCTCAAAATGTACTAAAGTACTA
The nucleotide sequence above comes from Mugil cephalus isolate CIBA_MC_2020 chromosome 2, CIBA_Mcephalus_1.1, whole genome shotgun sequence. Encoded proteins:
- the LOC125004232 gene encoding polymeric immunoglobulin receptor-like isoform X2, yielding MWSVQDLLFILCIVLSYVTRAAGVIHVFGYVGRDVKVSCSYGQGYESHEKYLCKNDCGSSDVLITTSQTNKNKYSTYDDKQKRSFTVTISDLQSVDAGKYWCGVTRTGKDIYTEVKLELGQDTCCDKVDKRESYEEDSVSIICPYELEYQNNLKFICRGNQPSTCLQQAVITSDRKQNGRFTLTEDKESRRFTVNINKLTQEDSGWYLCGVHRNTGLDVFSAVELEVKVWCCVKTLAMSGTVTRPVTLQCPYPPHHQNNRKFLCKGDHRNNCTDVLTSGSRFKLQGGVSLSSFSVMITNLEAGDAGMYWCGSDSQWRAGNYTRIHLSVGGALYVVAIVPAVLLILIVALIIVYKQKCHKVQETGVGITRHCEAAGEPKGSEEIYANEETVGFSKQTTSKLQDACNVYGNAYDDQPDYENFIATEEIYCNENFHVSNRK